From the genome of Deinococcus reticulitermitis, one region includes:
- a CDS encoding butyrate kinase, with amino-acid sequence MIAHVLNPGTSGIKLACAEIAPSTDPAFPRQLRVELVREELPLETAPDELDLGDLAARILAHTAHWPAPRAVVGRGGMIGRVPGGTYLVTPELAEQSLRCGEQGSGDPSWLGAPLTLRVAAARGVPGYIVDPQSVDELLPEAHMTGVPGVRREARFHALNARAVARRAAYEVGRKFAEARIVVAHLGVTTSVTAIDHGRAIDTTGMAPDGGPMGARQSGPLPTRAVLRLLQTHPEPELLRLLGRESGFFALAGSADLSEIEARQQSDPVAQTATAAFVHQVCKAIGEQTAALPGRPDAVALTGGIARWDAVVDRIERRLAWIAPVIVLPGELELEALAEGAGRVLLGLEGVREWSAGGVTLRPPQALIGASALSQDD; translated from the coding sequence ATGATCGCGCACGTCCTTAACCCCGGCACGAGTGGGATCAAACTGGCCTGCGCCGAGATCGCGCCGAGCACCGACCCCGCCTTTCCGAGGCAGCTGCGGGTGGAGCTTGTCCGCGAGGAACTTCCCCTGGAGACGGCCCCCGACGAGCTTGACCTGGGCGACCTCGCCGCGCGGATCCTCGCGCACACGGCGCACTGGCCCGCCCCCCGTGCCGTGGTGGGGCGCGGGGGCATGATCGGGCGCGTGCCGGGCGGGACGTACCTCGTCACCCCGGAACTCGCCGAGCAGTCGCTGCGCTGCGGCGAGCAGGGCTCGGGCGATCCCTCCTGGCTGGGCGCACCGCTCACGCTGCGGGTGGCGGCCGCGCGCGGCGTGCCCGGGTACATCGTTGACCCGCAGAGCGTGGACGAATTGCTGCCTGAAGCCCACATGACGGGTGTACCCGGCGTCCGGCGCGAGGCGCGTTTCCATGCCCTCAACGCCCGTGCAGTGGCCCGGCGCGCAGCCTACGAGGTGGGGCGCAAATTTGCCGAGGCGCGGATCGTGGTGGCGCACCTCGGGGTAACCACGAGCGTAACGGCGATCGACCACGGACGCGCGATCGACACCACCGGCATGGCCCCCGACGGCGGTCCGATGGGCGCGCGCCAGAGCGGACCGCTGCCGACCCGCGCGGTGCTGCGGCTGCTCCAGACGCACCCCGAACCGGAATTGCTGCGGCTGCTCGGGCGCGAGAGCGGCTTCTTTGCGCTGGCGGGCAGCGCCGATCTCAGCGAGATCGAGGCGCGGCAGCAAAGTGACCCGGTGGCGCAGACCGCGACGGCGGCCTTCGTGCATCAGGTCTGCAAGGCCATCGGTGAACAGACGGCGGCGCTGCCGGGGCGGCCCGACGCGGTGGCCCTGACCGGCGGCATTGCCCGCTGGGACGCCGTGGTCGACCGCATCGAGCGCCGGCTCGCCTGGATCGCGCCAGTGATCGTGCTGCCCGGCGAACTCGAGCTCGAAGCGCTGGCCGAGGGCGCGGGCCGCGTGCTGCTCGGGCTCGAAGGGGTACGCGAGTGGAGCGCCGGTGGCGTGACGCTGCGCCCGCCCCAGGCCCTGATCGGCGCCTCCGCCCTCAGCCAGGACGACTGA
- a CDS encoding N-acetylmuramoyl-L-alanine amidase — MRGRPLSGARLARPLLLTAAVIGAGLALPPAGAQITLGRLSLAGQQVQSVNLYGAEYARRDTLSGLLDITREGDIVRVVGMGHTMLLPIDTDQIRATTDFNTVQLGAERVKARTATWINGNLYLPLDTLARGLGASYRPGTFTLEPPILQGVSSRVGKTSDRLVLDLSRDVTARVELRGTGVRVVLKGTQAKARRYTTRGAFLPSAEVTPQGGDVIVSFPLPQNSGYRVYPVVRTGGTRLVVDVGPGIPQDFPVVLERVGKPLIVLDPVRVQDAGRDVTLEVARRAAELLTGAGWQVQLTREQGTALGWNGKLKLARRSDVFLALDLGRFPGTKRGGVTVYEGAGNGPAQIVSALRGGASAPYSSLVVGDAGGTRRLSELLRSELKNRGVTADQGTLRRMLTLGEAPQAALLLEVGWVGNAQDRANLATDARLQALAVAVARSVATYLTARASNASQPDSVARTEQTVLTGGLTRLRSGSTP; from the coding sequence ATGAGGGGCCGGCCTCTGAGCGGCGCGCGCCTCGCCCGTCCCCTCCTGCTGACCGCCGCCGTGATCGGGGCGGGGCTGGCCCTGCCCCCTGCGGGCGCGCAGATCACGCTGGGGCGCCTGAGCCTTGCCGGCCAGCAGGTGCAGAGCGTGAACCTCTACGGCGCCGAGTACGCGCGGCGCGATACGCTGAGCGGCCTGCTCGACATCACCCGCGAGGGCGACATCGTGCGGGTGGTGGGCATGGGACATACCATGCTGCTGCCGATCGACACCGATCAGATTCGCGCGACCACCGACTTCAACACCGTGCAGCTCGGCGCCGAGCGGGTCAAGGCGCGCACCGCCACCTGGATCAACGGCAACCTCTACCTGCCACTCGACACGCTGGCGCGCGGCCTGGGCGCGAGCTACCGCCCCGGCACCTTCACGCTCGAGCCCCCCATTTTGCAGGGGGTGAGCAGCCGGGTGGGCAAGACGAGTGACCGCCTGGTGCTCGACCTGAGCCGGGACGTGACCGCGCGGGTGGAGTTGCGCGGCACCGGGGTGCGCGTCGTCCTCAAGGGCACGCAGGCCAAGGCCCGGCGCTACACCACGCGCGGCGCCTTTCTCCCCAGCGCCGAGGTCACGCCGCAGGGCGGCGACGTGATCGTGAGTTTTCCGCTGCCGCAAAATAGCGGTTACCGCGTCTACCCGGTCGTGCGGACCGGCGGCACCCGCCTCGTTGTTGACGTGGGGCCCGGCATCCCGCAGGATTTCCCGGTGGTGCTCGAACGGGTCGGCAAGCCGCTGATCGTGCTCGATCCGGTGCGGGTGCAGGACGCAGGACGCGACGTGACCCTCGAGGTCGCCCGGCGCGCCGCCGAGCTGCTCACGGGCGCGGGCTGGCAGGTGCAGCTCACCCGCGAGCAGGGCACGGCGCTGGGCTGGAACGGCAAACTCAAGCTCGCCCGCCGCAGCGACGTGTTCCTGGCGCTCGATCTCGGTCGCTTTCCCGGCACCAAGCGCGGCGGCGTGACGGTCTACGAGGGCGCCGGCAACGGCCCGGCACAGATCGTGAGCGCGCTGCGCGGCGGGGCCTCGGCGCCCTACAGCTCACTGGTGGTGGGCGACGCGGGCGGCACCCGGCGCCTGAGCGAGCTGCTGCGCTCCGAGCTGAAAAACCGCGGGGTCACGGCCGACCAGGGCACCCTGCGCCGGATGCTCACCCTGGGCGAGGCCCCGCAAGCGGCGCTGCTGCTTGAAGTCGGCTGGGTCGGAAACGCCCAGGACCGCGCCAACCTCGCCACCGACGCCCGGTTGCAGGCGCTCGCGGTGGCGGTGGCGCGCAGCGTGGCGACCTACCTCACGGCGCGGGCGAGTAACGCTTCGCAGCCCGATAGCGTGGCCAGGACCGAGCAGACCGTCCTGACCGGGGGCCTGACCCGGCTGCGCAGTGGGAGCACGCCATGA
- a CDS encoding SDR family oxidoreductase: protein MAQEVKQTEKHSGSTEPLGAGRSAFVTGASKGIGLAVAEALAREGYRVTVTSRNEHEIEQAAARLGEGVRGVACDVRDPAAVQRAVDEHVAAFGGLDVLFVNAGVGRFANVEDLSIEQWQEVIDTNLNGAFYTIKAAIPALKQGGGYIFTLSSLAGKNPFEGGSAYNASKFGLNGLSEVINLDLRKHDIKVTQIMPGSVATHFGGHTPSEADAWKIQPEDLAQLTVDLLRMPARTLPSRVEVRPSRPDRKG, encoded by the coding sequence ATGGCACAGGAAGTAAAGCAGACTGAAAAGCACAGCGGCTCCACCGAACCGCTCGGTGCGGGCCGTTCGGCCTTCGTGACCGGCGCGAGCAAGGGCATCGGGCTCGCGGTGGCCGAGGCGCTCGCGCGTGAGGGGTACCGGGTAACGGTGACCAGCCGCAACGAGCACGAGATCGAGCAGGCGGCGGCCCGCCTCGGCGAGGGCGTGCGCGGGGTGGCGTGCGACGTGCGTGATCCGGCCGCCGTGCAGCGCGCGGTCGACGAGCACGTCGCGGCGTTCGGCGGCCTCGACGTGCTGTTCGTGAACGCTGGGGTGGGGCGCTTCGCCAATGTCGAGGACCTCAGCATCGAGCAGTGGCAGGAGGTGATCGACACCAACCTGAACGGCGCTTTCTACACGATCAAGGCGGCGATCCCGGCACTGAAACAGGGCGGTGGGTACATCTTCACGCTCTCGAGCCTCGCGGGGAAAAATCCCTTCGAGGGCGGGAGCGCCTACAACGCGAGCAAGTTCGGCCTCAACGGGCTGTCCGAGGTGATCAATCTCGACCTGCGCAAGCACGACATCAAGGTGACCCAGATCATGCCGGGCAGCGTGGCGACCCATTTCGGCGGCCACACCCCGAGCGAGGCCGATGCCTGGAAGATTCAGCCTGAAGACCTCGCGCAGCTCACGGTCGACCTGCTGCGGATGCCCGCGCGCACGCTGCCGAGCCGGGTGGAAGTCCGCCCGAGCCGCCCGGACCGCAAAGGCTGA
- a CDS encoding AAA family ATPase has protein sequence MIHTITLHGFKSFADRTRLEFPGGICAVIGPNGSGKSNVVEAIRWATHGARARELRAGRGRELIFHGSGGKAPLGLAEVELELQTTAGRVNVTRRVYRDGDGEQDLGGRPVRARDVQAALRGTGLGPGGLAVIGQGEVSSVVQAEGRTLLASLQEAAGLSGAVGARQETATRLTEAERHLEQLGLLLREREHTVARLESAALSAREHAALSARVLTLEDALRRERTLGLQREIAAAQAEAQAADSRSAALSAEVALAAQEVERSREAHAQARARLDAHAGALDTLRAAREAHAQAERYRQHLEHEREALTRELRALPRTPPAEPEPDLGALNAAVTGARAEAEQAEARARTLERELERLRVLTARAAEAAARSGGGLETLRRELERAEGNLETVRLALGPAREALALALKRREQAQAALSAAQGEREQAEAHERHLQAELARASATLAPLRRERERLEAALNSYARYGEGARNALRQDHPGILGSVADVTVVPAEFETAVTAALGRRLEQVVVQRAEDARAIIEELGRLGGRATFLPLDLLRARPRRDAALRREDGVIGNLADLCPTDPPLVGEAVLADTLIVEDLRAAQRLARAYPNRPRLVTRAGELIEPGGAITGGRLRDTGSAVLADQRRFQELQAEVEDAEAISTRLAAQLAALPVSGAAELAAQQTERDEAEREARAAEQRVTELAAQARSLEAHRAELLGQLRTEAAQRPAPTELPDLQPLEAELLAARQHAETARAAERAALEAQALARELGGAWRAFGQAQTRAGELRARLEVNAESARTQQLGLEGSAAEVARREAALGELDEGELPRAAGARDAAAQLYSTLVGEQNRVRGRLEELRVLIARREGSLDPLPDGCSPPGAPREWTAELGRARAQLDALGPVNARAEAEHRAELAALLAQQAEAADAQAAATELRSHLTGLEEAEEAATRAAFGRVGAAFREYSTELLGGSGELEPEEDERGRLSGLRLAVQPKGKRTRSLALLSTGERTMAGLGFLFALNHAGGEEGMGGLPLAVLDEVDAPLDEANIRRFTAFLKRFAERGTQFVLVTHQKATMEVAGALWGVTTDQTGASRVLSIKQPDEG, from the coding sequence ATGATCCACACCATCACCCTGCACGGGTTCAAATCGTTTGCCGACCGCACCCGCCTGGAATTCCCGGGCGGGATCTGCGCGGTGATCGGCCCCAACGGCAGCGGCAAGAGCAACGTGGTGGAGGCCATCCGCTGGGCCACCCACGGCGCGCGCGCCCGCGAGCTGCGGGCCGGACGGGGCCGCGAGTTGATCTTTCACGGCAGCGGCGGCAAGGCCCCGCTCGGGCTGGCGGAGGTGGAACTCGAACTTCAGACGACGGCGGGACGGGTGAACGTGACCCGGCGGGTCTACCGGGACGGCGACGGCGAGCAAGACCTCGGTGGACGGCCCGTGCGGGCGCGCGACGTGCAGGCAGCGCTGCGCGGCACCGGCCTCGGTCCCGGCGGGCTTGCGGTGATCGGGCAGGGGGAGGTCAGCAGCGTGGTGCAGGCCGAGGGGCGCACCCTGCTCGCATCCCTTCAGGAGGCGGCGGGGCTCTCGGGGGCGGTGGGCGCCCGGCAGGAGACGGCCACGCGACTCACCGAGGCCGAGCGGCACCTGGAGCAGCTCGGCCTCCTGCTCCGGGAGCGCGAGCACACTGTCGCCCGGCTGGAGAGCGCGGCCCTGAGCGCGCGGGAACACGCCGCCCTGAGCGCGCGGGTGCTCACCCTCGAAGACGCGCTGCGGCGCGAGCGGACGCTGGGCCTTCAGCGTGAGATCGCGGCGGCGCAGGCCGAGGCGCAGGCCGCAGACTCGCGCTCGGCGGCCCTGAGTGCCGAGGTGGCCCTGGCGGCCCAGGAGGTCGAGCGGTCGCGCGAGGCACACGCCCAGGCCCGCGCCCGCCTGGACGCCCACGCCGGAGCGCTCGACACCCTGCGCGCCGCCCGCGAGGCGCATGCCCAGGCCGAGCGCTACCGGCAGCACCTCGAACACGAACGCGAGGCCCTCACCCGCGAGCTACGCGCCCTGCCCCGCACGCCCCCCGCCGAACCCGAGCCCGACCTGGGCGCCCTGAACGCGGCGGTCACAGGCGCCCGCGCCGAGGCCGAACAGGCCGAGGCCCGCGCCCGCACCCTGGAGCGCGAACTGGAGCGCCTCCGGGTGCTCACAGCGCGCGCCGCCGAAGCGGCCGCCCGCAGCGGCGGGGGCCTAGAGACGCTGCGCCGGGAACTGGAACGCGCAGAAGGCAACCTGGAGACGGTGCGCTTGGCGCTTGGCCCGGCGCGTGAGGCCCTCGCGCTCGCCCTGAAGCGGCGCGAGCAGGCGCAGGCGGCCCTGAGCGCCGCGCAGGGCGAGCGCGAACAGGCCGAGGCCCACGAGCGCCACCTTCAGGCCGAACTCGCGCGGGCCTCGGCCACGCTCGCTCCCTTGCGGCGCGAGCGCGAGCGGCTGGAGGCGGCCCTGAACTCCTACGCCCGCTACGGCGAGGGCGCGCGCAACGCGCTGCGGCAGGACCACCCCGGCATCCTGGGCTCGGTGGCCGACGTGACCGTCGTGCCCGCCGAGTTCGAGACCGCCGTGACCGCCGCGCTCGGACGCCGGCTCGAGCAGGTCGTGGTGCAGCGTGCCGAGGACGCCCGCGCGATCATCGAAGAACTTGGGCGCCTTGGCGGGCGGGCCACCTTCCTGCCGCTCGACCTGCTCCGGGCCCGCCCCCGGCGCGACGCGGCGCTGCGGCGCGAGGACGGCGTGATCGGCAACCTCGCCGACCTCTGCCCCACCGACCCGCCGCTCGTGGGCGAGGCGGTGCTCGCCGATACCCTGATCGTGGAGGATCTGCGCGCGGCGCAGCGCCTGGCGCGGGCCTACCCCAACCGACCCCGGCTGGTGACGCGGGCGGGCGAACTGATCGAGCCGGGCGGCGCGATCACGGGCGGGCGGCTGCGCGACACGGGGAGCGCGGTCCTGGCCGATCAGCGGCGCTTCCAGGAGCTGCAAGCTGAGGTGGAGGACGCCGAAGCCATCAGCACGCGGCTGGCTGCTCAGCTCGCTGCCCTGCCGGTCTCTGGCGCCGCTGAACTCGCGGCCCAGCAGACGGAACGCGACGAGGCCGAGCGGGAAGCGCGCGCCGCCGAGCAGCGGGTCACCGAACTCGCGGCCCAGGCCCGCAGCCTGGAGGCGCACCGCGCGGAGCTGCTCGGGCAGCTGAGGACCGAAGCGGCGCAGCGTCCTGCGCCCACCGAACTCCCGGACCTGCAACCGCTCGAAGCCGAGCTGCTCGCCGCCCGTCAGCACGCCGAAACTGCCCGCGCCGCCGAGCGTGCGGCCCTCGAGGCCCAGGCCCTGGCCCGCGAGCTGGGGGGCGCGTGGCGCGCGTTCGGCCAGGCCCAGACCCGAGCGGGGGAGCTGCGCGCCCGGCTGGAGGTGAACGCCGAGTCGGCGCGCACCCAGCAGCTCGGTCTGGAGGGTTCGGCCGCCGAGGTCGCCCGCCGGGAAGCGGCCCTCGGGGAGCTTGACGAGGGCGAACTGCCGCGGGCCGCGGGCGCCCGTGACGCCGCCGCGCAGCTCTACAGCACGCTGGTCGGCGAGCAGAACCGGGTCCGGGGCCGGCTGGAGGAGCTGCGGGTGTTGATCGCCCGGCGAGAAGGCAGCCTCGACCCTCTCCCGGACGGCTGCTCCCCGCCCGGCGCTCCGCGCGAGTGGACCGCCGAGCTCGGTCGTGCCCGCGCGCAGCTCGACGCCCTCGGGCCGGTCAACGCCCGCGCCGAGGCCGAGCACCGCGCCGAACTGGCGGCCCTGCTCGCCCAGCAGGCCGAGGCGGCCGACGCCCAGGCCGCCGCCACCGAGCTGAGGTCGCACCTGACCGGGCTGGAGGAGGCCGAGGAAGCCGCCACCCGCGCCGCCTTCGGGCGGGTCGGGGCGGCGTTCCGCGAGTACAGCACCGAACTGCTCGGCGGTTCCGGCGAACTCGAACCCGAGGAGGACGAGCGCGGGCGCCTGAGCGGACTGCGGCTCGCCGTGCAGCCGAAGGGCAAGCGCACCCGCTCGCTGGCGCTGCTCTCGACCGGCGAGCGCACGATGGCCGGCCTCGGCTTTCTCTTCGCGCTCAACCACGCGGGCGGCGAGGAGGGCATGGGCGGCCTACCACTCGCCGTCCTTGACGAGGTGGACGCGCCGCTCGACGAGGCGAACATCCGGCGTTTCACCGCCTTCCTGAAGCGCTTTGCCGAGCGGGGCACGCAGTTCGTGCTCGTCACCCACCAGAAAGCGACGATGGAGGTGGCCGGGGCGCTCTGGGGCGTCACCACCGACCAGACCGGCGCGAGCCGCGTGCTGAGCATCAAGCAGCCGGACGAGGGGTAG
- a CDS encoding alpha-amylase family glycosyl hydrolase — protein sequence MRRLILSGLLLTSAAHAQALPSFEGQVIYQVLPDRFYDGDPTNNAGVDRSNLRAWHGGDLKGLTEKLPYIEKLGATALWLTPIYRQQAVNSFDTAAYHGYWPENFRQVDPHFGSLATFDAFVKAAKGAGMKIVLDQVINHYGYEASAVKANPGWFNGKAQCDVSRDKDVDCPLAGLPDLRQSVPAVRAALLENSDFWRARGVDGFRYDAIKHVERPFLLDLLKKDRAAGTWTLGEWYDADTGTVAEWQKQGFDSLFLFSLQAAMRQSVMGSSGLGNVANVLARSGELARPGEVALFLDNHDVPRFAQGSLFEDEGQARTKYGLRALMTLRGVPVIYQGTEIAMRGGADPDNRRTMRFEDAWTPAEKGVYEVAQGAIRVRQASAALRAGTQTLLTVPDSLSSDLLLLTRTSGSERKLAAWHGGTARKTYSVRLNRLGLQASAQDVTRTLYSGQDAKVSVSGGFLHLSLPPKDAAVFALK from the coding sequence ATGCGAAGGCTGATCCTCTCCGGGCTGCTGCTCACTTCTGCCGCCCACGCCCAGGCCCTTCCCTCCTTTGAGGGACAGGTGATCTATCAGGTGCTGCCCGACCGCTTCTACGACGGCGACCCGACCAACAACGCGGGAGTGGACCGGAGCAACCTGCGCGCCTGGCACGGCGGCGACCTGAAGGGGCTGACCGAGAAGCTGCCCTACATCGAGAAGCTCGGCGCCACGGCCCTCTGGCTGACCCCGATCTACCGCCAGCAGGCCGTGAACTCGTTTGACACGGCGGCCTACCACGGCTACTGGCCGGAGAACTTCCGGCAGGTGGACCCCCACTTCGGCTCGCTCGCCACCTTCGACGCCTTCGTGAAAGCGGCGAAAGGCGCCGGCATGAAGATCGTGCTCGATCAGGTCATCAACCACTACGGCTACGAGGCGAGCGCGGTGAAGGCCAACCCGGGCTGGTTCAACGGCAAAGCGCAGTGCGACGTGAGCCGCGACAAGGACGTGGACTGCCCGCTCGCCGGCCTGCCCGACCTGCGCCAGAGCGTGCCCGCCGTGCGCGCGGCGCTGCTGGAGAACAGCGACTTCTGGCGCGCGCGCGGCGTGGACGGCTTCCGTTACGACGCGATCAAACACGTCGAGCGCCCCTTTCTGCTCGACCTCCTGAAAAAAGACCGCGCGGCAGGCACCTGGACCCTCGGCGAGTGGTACGACGCCGACACAGGGACGGTGGCCGAGTGGCAGAAGCAGGGCTTCGACTCGCTGTTTTTATTCAGCCTGCAAGCGGCGATGCGCCAGAGCGTGATGGGGAGTTCGGGCCTCGGCAACGTCGCCAACGTGCTCGCGCGCTCGGGCGAACTCGCGCGGCCCGGCGAGGTGGCGCTCTTCCTCGACAACCACGACGTGCCGCGTTTCGCCCAGGGCTCGCTGTTCGAGGACGAGGGACAGGCGCGCACGAAATACGGCCTGCGCGCACTGATGACCCTGCGCGGCGTCCCGGTGATCTACCAGGGCACCGAGATCGCCATGCGCGGCGGCGCCGACCCCGACAACCGGCGCACCATGCGCTTTGAGGACGCCTGGACCCCCGCCGAAAAGGGCGTGTACGAGGTGGCCCAGGGCGCCATCCGGGTGCGGCAGGCGAGCGCGGCGCTGCGGGCCGGCACCCAGACCTTGCTCACCGTCCCCGACTCGCTCTCCAGCGACCTGCTGCTGCTCACCCGCACGAGCGGGAGCGAACGCAAACTCGCCGCCTGGCACGGCGGCACGGCGCGCAAGACCTACTCGGTGCGCCTGAACCGCCTCGGCCTCCAGGCGAGCGCGCAGGACGTGACCCGCACCCTCTACTCCGGCCAGGATGCCAAGGTGAGCGTCAGCGGCGGCTTCCTGCACCTGAGCCTGCCCCCGAAAGACGCGGCGGTGTTCGCGCTGAAGTGA
- a CDS encoding alpha/beta fold hydrolase produces MKTVKQVTKLLVAAALLAGLSYGLAQGTGPALAPASVTPQPAAPTTTVPRALNGGERRALSLPGFGWVAYYSDPRGTGRPLVLTHSVNAAASAYEMKPLWDAYAGTRPVYALEWPGFGSSDRPDVRYTPELMAEALRALVGVIGSDVDVVGLSLGSEFAARAALSEPRIRSLALISPSGLGQPRGNSQEAEDAGRSQQLYDRLNPIGDPLYGVIRSRLSIQYFLSRSFRGPVPENLVDYSYVTSRQPGAKYAPLYFLSGQLFTSDAYRDLYAKLSVPALVLYDQDAFVSFDRLPLFAQQPGAQVVRIPETDGLPQWEKFAETKAALDAFWTR; encoded by the coding sequence ATGAAGACTGTGAAACAAGTGACAAAGCTTCTGGTGGCCGCGGCGCTGCTCGCTGGCCTGAGCTATGGTCTGGCGCAGGGAACCGGCCCAGCCCTGGCTCCGGCCAGCGTCACGCCACAGCCCGCTGCCCCGACCACGACCGTACCGCGCGCCCTGAACGGCGGTGAACGCCGGGCGCTGAGCCTGCCGGGCTTCGGCTGGGTGGCGTACTACAGTGACCCGCGCGGCACGGGGCGTCCGTTGGTGCTGACGCACTCGGTCAACGCCGCCGCGAGCGCGTATGAGATGAAGCCGCTGTGGGACGCCTACGCGGGAACCCGCCCGGTCTATGCACTGGAATGGCCCGGCTTTGGCAGTTCGGACCGTCCCGACGTGCGCTACACCCCTGAATTGATGGCTGAAGCCCTGCGCGCCCTTGTCGGGGTGATCGGCAGCGACGTGGATGTGGTGGGTCTGAGCCTCGGCAGCGAATTTGCCGCCCGCGCCGCCCTGTCCGAGCCGCGCATTCGCAGCCTCGCCCTGATCAGCCCCAGCGGCCTCGGGCAGCCGCGCGGCAACTCGCAGGAGGCCGAAGACGCGGGGCGCTCGCAGCAGCTCTACGACCGCCTCAACCCCATCGGTGATCCCCTGTACGGCGTGATTCGCAGCCGCCTGAGCATCCAGTATTTCCTCAGCCGCTCTTTCCGGGGGCCGGTGCCGGAGAATCTGGTGGACTATTCCTACGTCACCAGCCGTCAACCGGGCGCCAAGTACGCGCCGCTGTACTTCCTGAGCGGGCAACTCTTCACCTCCGACGCCTACCGCGACCTCTACGCCAAGCTCAGCGTTCCGGCCCTCGTGCTCTATGACCAGGACGCCTTCGTCAGTTTCGACCGCCTGCCGCTGTTCGCGCAGCAGCCCGGCGCGCAGGTGGTCCGTATTCCGGAGACCGACGGCCTGCCGCAGTGGGAAAAGTTCGCGGAGACGAAGGCCGCTCTGGACGCCTTCTGGACCCGCTGA
- the trhA gene encoding PAQR family membrane homeostasis protein TrhA has translation MKRLLLSPREPVNALTHWAGAAGALVILGPLLGWAHERGLALWPFAVFSLSMALLYTASAAYHSFRPGERGMRWLRRLDHAAIFLLIAGSYTPVAYFGLDGAWRSGMLWLIWGIALGGVLLKLLPFSLPRWVSTALYLGMGWLAVLFLPQLARNLPPGALLWLAAGGLLYSAGAVIYGTRRWNPSPTWGFHEIWHLFVLGGTGAHVVMMFQLR, from the coding sequence GTGAAGCGCTTGCTGCTCTCGCCGCGCGAGCCGGTCAACGCCCTGACCCACTGGGCCGGGGCAGCCGGCGCCCTCGTCATCCTGGGGCCGCTGCTGGGGTGGGCGCACGAGCGTGGTCTAGCTCTGTGGCCCTTTGCCGTGTTCAGCCTCAGCATGGCGCTGCTCTACACGGCCTCGGCCGCCTACCACTCGTTCCGGCCGGGTGAGCGCGGCATGCGCTGGCTGCGCCGGCTCGACCACGCCGCGATCTTCCTGCTGATCGCCGGAAGTTACACGCCGGTCGCCTACTTCGGACTGGACGGCGCGTGGCGCAGCGGGATGCTGTGGCTGATCTGGGGCATCGCGCTGGGCGGCGTGCTGCTCAAGCTGCTCCCCTTCTCGCTGCCGCGCTGGGTCAGCACCGCCCTCTACCTGGGGATGGGCTGGCTCGCGGTCCTCTTCCTGCCACAACTCGCGCGCAACCTGCCGCCGGGGGCGCTGCTGTGGCTCGCCGCGGGCGGGCTCCTGTACAGTGCCGGCGCGGTGATCTACGGCACGCGGCGCTGGAACCCGTCGCCCACCTGGGGCTTCCACGAGATCTGGCACCTGTTCGTGCTTGGCGGCACCGGCGCGCATGTGGTGATGATGTTCCAGTTGCGCTGA
- a CDS encoding GerMN domain-containing protein: protein MIALRRLLSLFNVLALLALLAAAYAYQVVQRPPEPPEPPRLELAERHGVKLKVYYSDAQVQSMRAVERTMQVIEENPTSLAQAALNAWAQGPGSSGSGVLAVVPKGTDAPRVYVRGGHYYVDLQPAYTKLSYGSSGERMLICTLTRTLLERGGQDVTFMVNGKMVDTLGHMDLREPFQRQDCLDS, encoded by the coding sequence ATGATCGCCCTGCGCCGGCTGCTCTCGCTCTTCAACGTCCTGGCCCTGCTCGCGCTGCTCGCCGCCGCCTATGCCTATCAGGTGGTGCAGCGCCCCCCCGAGCCCCCCGAGCCGCCCAGACTCGAACTCGCTGAGCGGCACGGAGTCAAGCTCAAGGTGTACTACTCCGACGCGCAGGTCCAGTCGATGCGGGCGGTCGAGCGCACCATGCAGGTCATCGAGGAAAACCCGACCAGTCTCGCGCAGGCGGCGCTCAATGCCTGGGCACAGGGTCCGGGAAGTTCAGGCAGCGGCGTGCTCGCAGTCGTGCCGAAAGGCACCGACGCGCCGCGGGTGTACGTGCGCGGAGGGCACTACTACGTCGACCTGCAACCGGCCTACACCAAGCTCAGCTACGGCAGCTCGGGAGAAAGGATGCTGATCTGCACCCTGACCCGCACCCTCCTGGAACGTGGCGGGCAGGACGTGACCTTCATGGTGAACGGCAAGATGGTGGACACCCTGGGGCACATGGACCTGCGTGAGCCGTTCCAGCGGCAAGACTGCCTCGATTCCTGA
- the smpB gene encoding SsrA-binding protein SmpB, whose protein sequence is MPRVYTNRRAHFEYELLERFEAGIVLSGSEVKSVRAGGVDFRDAFARITGGNVELEGLYIPEYKEATYNNHAPRRPRRLLLHREEIGKLRRGLEQKGLTLVPTRLYQKGRHFKVELALARGKKLHDKRRADAERTVQRELREL, encoded by the coding sequence ATGCCCCGCGTGTATACCAACCGCCGCGCCCATTTTGAATACGAACTGCTGGAGCGGTTCGAGGCGGGCATCGTCCTCTCGGGGAGCGAAGTCAAGAGTGTCCGGGCCGGGGGAGTGGATTTCCGCGACGCGTTCGCCCGCATCACGGGCGGCAACGTCGAGCTGGAGGGGCTTTACATTCCGGAATACAAGGAAGCGACTTACAACAACCACGCGCCGCGCCGCCCCCGGCGGCTGCTGCTGCACCGCGAGGAGATCGGCAAGTTGCGACGCGGGCTGGAGCAAAAAGGCTTGACCCTGGTCCCGACCCGGCTGTATCAGAAGGGCCGGCACTTCAAGGTCGAACTCGCCCTCGCGCGCGGCAAGAAGCTCCACGACAAGCGCCGTGCCGACGCCGAGCGCACCGTGCAGCGGGAGCTGCGCGAACTATGA